A single window of Paenibacillus sp. FSL H8-0537 DNA harbors:
- a CDS encoding dienelactone hydrolase produces the protein MRLFELLLLLSNIGLFALTVLLKKGRRRIPVIVASGIATLLLVIHWTVEGYRVQLFFPYCITVIFLAISGYSYFKKTGLKKIPRFMLGSAYTAIAIMLVVTAGLMYAFPVFKLPEPKGEFKVGTQTFHFVDTNREEIFDEARDGKRELMVQIWYPAQAGTGQNAPFIPDTQILRYMAANYGLPGFTFQHLKYVSSHAYSGAEVSSAQTSYPLILANPGNGSSRFLHTSQAENLASHGYIVAVIDHTYNTFATEFPDGRITTSTTNDLFSPDQDYRTSRGNRDKLGKVLTDDVSFALDQFELIESGQISSHLKGRIDLGHVGVFGHSIGGATAYDASYDPRIAVGIDLDGGLYRLRDREGLRKPFLFINSESYSEKLKMVMDNRVYTDAELNRMGSTREWEDQVTEDKKLELERMRETVNEGGQVLYIENTEHLNFADVQFISPIFKMLGITGKIAPERASSVINAYMLDFFDKYLKNQGGILMKGPDSSFPEVKFVTSL, from the coding sequence ATGAGGCTATTTGAACTGTTGCTTCTTTTATCAAACATCGGCTTGTTTGCATTAACAGTCCTATTAAAAAAGGGACGGCGTAGAATTCCAGTAATCGTTGCAAGCGGGATCGCCACACTTTTACTGGTCATTCATTGGACGGTGGAAGGATACAGAGTTCAGCTATTTTTCCCATATTGCATTACGGTCATTTTTTTAGCCATTTCAGGTTATAGCTATTTTAAAAAAACCGGCCTAAAAAAAATCCCGCGATTCATGTTGGGCTCAGCTTATACCGCTATAGCGATAATGCTGGTCGTAACAGCGGGTCTTATGTATGCTTTTCCTGTATTTAAACTACCTGAACCGAAAGGCGAATTTAAGGTGGGAACGCAAACTTTTCATTTCGTGGATACAAATAGGGAGGAGATTTTCGACGAAGCCAGAGATGGTAAAAGAGAATTGATGGTTCAGATATGGTATCCTGCTCAAGCTGGCACTGGCCAGAACGCTCCCTTTATTCCCGATACCCAGATTTTACGTTATATGGCCGCGAACTATGGCCTTCCCGGGTTTACTTTTCAACACCTGAAGTACGTATCCAGTCATGCTTATTCGGGGGCCGAAGTTTCTTCGGCACAGACTTCATACCCGCTGATCCTTGCGAATCCCGGCAACGGCTCTTCCAGGTTCCTCCACACGTCGCAAGCCGAAAATCTCGCGAGTCACGGATATATCGTGGCAGTGATCGACCACACCTACAATACATTTGCAACCGAGTTTCCGGACGGTCGAATCACGACCAGCACAACCAACGACTTATTCTCGCCCGACCAAGATTACCGGACAAGTAGAGGAAATCGCGACAAGTTGGGAAAAGTTTTAACCGACGATGTGTCGTTTGCGCTGGACCAATTCGAGCTCATCGAATCGGGGCAGATTTCGAGTCATCTAAAAGGGAGAATTGATCTCGGTCATGTCGGGGTATTCGGTCATTCCATCGGCGGAGCGACGGCCTATGACGCTTCTTACGATCCGCGAATCGCGGTTGGTATAGACCTTGATGGAGGGCTTTATCGACTGCGCGACAGAGAGGGTCTGCGAAAGCCGTTTTTGTTCATCAACTCGGAAAGCTATTCCGAAAAATTAAAAATGGTGATGGATAACCGGGTCTACACGGATGCAGAGCTTAACCGTATGGGCTCAACAAGAGAGTGGGAGGATCAAGTAACGGAAGATAAAAAGTTGGAGCTTGAACGGATGCGCGAAACGGTCAACGAAGGGGGACAAGTCCTCTATATCGAAAATACGGAGCATTTGAATTTTGCCGACGTACAGTTCATTTCTCCTATTTTCAAAATGCTGGGCATTACAGGAAAGATTGCGCCCGAAAGAGCGAGCTCCGTTATCAATGCCTATATGCTGGATTTCTTCGATAAGTATCTGAAAAATCAAGGCGGAATCTTAATGAAAGGACCGGATAGCAGCTTTCCGGAGGTGAAGTTCGTAACCTCGCTATAA
- a CDS encoding GntR family transcriptional regulator, giving the protein MPIPSHFTTPIKISAKERALSQIQRWIIDGTLLPGEKIGDAELAEALGVSRTPVREALQILEVQKLVEVHPGNYTKVKSLEKSDILKMYSTLASLHTLAAEMAASVIVPEQIEQLKQLNAEFAAAIEQGLPFQAMELDEQFHNVIVEAADNEYLASYSASLQVHIRRFKYVFLKQPVQATHVSVEEHQAIIEAMEAGDPERAAAMMKQNLLRPMRELYAII; this is encoded by the coding sequence ATGCCTATTCCGAGCCATTTTACAACACCGATTAAAATTTCAGCGAAAGAACGAGCGCTTTCTCAAATTCAGCGATGGATTATTGACGGTACGCTGCTTCCCGGCGAGAAGATTGGCGATGCAGAGCTCGCGGAAGCTTTAGGAGTCAGCAGGACGCCTGTCCGTGAAGCCTTGCAAATTCTTGAGGTGCAGAAGCTCGTGGAGGTGCATCCGGGCAACTATACGAAGGTCAAAAGCTTGGAGAAATCCGATATTTTGAAAATGTATTCGACGCTGGCTTCCTTGCACACATTAGCAGCAGAGATGGCTGCCAGTGTCATTGTACCCGAACAAATTGAACAGCTAAAGCAGCTGAATGCCGAGTTTGCAGCGGCGATTGAACAGGGGCTGCCCTTTCAGGCCATGGAACTCGACGAGCAGTTTCACAATGTGATCGTGGAAGCCGCAGATAATGAATACCTGGCCTCTTACAGCGCCTCACTCCAGGTACATATTCGCCGCTTTAAATATGTGTTTCTAAAACAGCCTGTTCAGGCGACGCATGTATCAGTCGAGGAACATCAGGCAATTATTGAAGCTATGGAGGCTGGCGACCCTGAACGGGCGGCAGCTATGATGAAGCAAAATTTACTGCGCCCTATGCGTGAGCTTTATGCCATTATTTAA
- a CDS encoding PepSY domain-containing protein, translated as MRQKQARLVLGITIACVVIICIGGGLWWQSVADARPSITEEQASEQVLQQYVGKIVSAKLGDGVYEVKLQSEKGMYDVAVDAKGGGIVSIKLIDGELPAAGESPPASSANEPTDATTATPAAEPTPVQSPVATPSPEQSLSPAPNASTNPNSNPSSKPTTKPSDGNGGKLPAASPAKQGISPDEAEAIALKQVKGKVEDTELKSSDRSRYYLVEIDTPDGREATVQIHAVTGAIMSITWDEDDDQEDD; from the coding sequence ATGCGACAAAAGCAAGCGAGACTGGTGCTTGGCATAACGATAGCTTGTGTGGTCATTATCTGTATTGGTGGAGGATTATGGTGGCAATCTGTGGCTGACGCCCGGCCTTCCATTACGGAGGAGCAGGCGAGCGAGCAGGTTCTTCAGCAATATGTTGGGAAAATTGTTAGCGCAAAGCTGGGCGACGGCGTCTACGAAGTTAAGCTGCAGTCTGAAAAGGGCATGTACGATGTGGCTGTTGATGCGAAAGGCGGAGGCATCGTTTCCATAAAGCTTATAGATGGCGAGCTGCCTGCTGCTGGAGAATCGCCTCCTGCTTCCTCAGCAAACGAGCCTACAGATGCGACAACTGCGACGCCAGCGGCAGAGCCGACGCCCGTTCAGAGCCCGGTGGCAACGCCGAGCCCAGAGCAAAGCTTAAGCCCAGCACCAAATGCAAGCACTAATCCAAATTCTAATCCAAGCTCGAAGCCAACCACTAAGCCAAGTGATGGCAATGGAGGGAAACTGCCAGCGGCGTCACCTGCCAAACAGGGCATATCTCCAGATGAAGCGGAAGCGATCGCGCTCAAGCAGGTAAAAGGCAAGGTGGAGGATACCGAGCTGAAAAGCTCCGACCGCAGCCGATATTATTTAGTCGAAATCGATACGCCAGACGGCCGTGAGGCTACGGTGCAGATTCATGCTGTAACGGGAGCCATCATGTCAATCACATGGGACGAGGACGATGATCAAGAGGACGATTAA
- the ilvD gene encoding dihydroxy-acid dehydratase, which produces MSEKEDLRGRSKDISEGVNRMPNRAMLRAVGFQDEDFKKPMVGVASTWSEVTPCNIHIDQLAREAKAGVKQHGGAPLIFNTITVSDGISMGHEGMLFSLPSRETIADSIELVVNAERFDGLVAIGGCDKNTPACLMAIGRMNLPSVYVYGGTIQPGKLHGKDVDIVTAFEAVGKYQEGQLTDEELHEVECSVCPGAGACGGMYTANTMASAAEAMGMALPGSSSTPAIAPNKSVECSEAGKAVIELLRKNIRPRDIMTLKAFENAITVVMALGGSTNALLHLLAIAHSAGVKLTLDDFERVRSRVPHLADLKPSGKYVMQDLNNIGGVPGVMKLLLEKGLLHGDCLTVTGKTLAENLADAEPLESGQDVIRSFEQPLKPTGPLVVLKGNLAPDGAVAKMSGLKKMRFSGPARVYDSEQEAADAIARDDIKKGDVLVIRYVGPKGGPGMPEMLSITAMISGKGLGGEVALMTDGRFSGGSHGFVVGHVTPEAQVGGPIGLLQEGDIITIDSETQEMNMEISAEEFESRLAKWVQPPLKVRTGVLGKYARLVSSASQGAVTDLDL; this is translated from the coding sequence ATGTCCGAGAAGGAAGATTTGCGTGGACGCAGCAAGGATATAAGCGAAGGGGTAAACCGAATGCCGAACCGGGCCATGCTGCGGGCGGTAGGCTTTCAGGATGAGGATTTCAAAAAGCCGATGGTTGGCGTGGCCAGCACATGGAGCGAAGTAACCCCTTGCAATATTCATATTGATCAGCTGGCGCGTGAGGCGAAGGCTGGGGTCAAGCAGCATGGTGGGGCTCCGCTTATTTTTAACACCATTACGGTGTCGGATGGCATTTCGATGGGACATGAGGGGATGCTGTTCTCGCTGCCGAGCCGGGAAACGATTGCCGATTCCATTGAGCTGGTTGTGAATGCTGAGCGTTTTGACGGACTCGTGGCGATTGGCGGCTGTGACAAAAATACCCCGGCTTGCCTTATGGCCATTGGCCGGATGAACCTTCCATCTGTTTATGTATATGGCGGCACGATCCAGCCAGGGAAGCTGCATGGCAAGGATGTTGATATCGTTACGGCTTTTGAAGCAGTCGGGAAATATCAGGAAGGGCAGCTGACGGATGAGGAGCTGCATGAGGTAGAATGCAGCGTTTGTCCAGGCGCTGGCGCATGCGGCGGAATGTACACGGCGAATACGATGGCTTCGGCGGCAGAAGCAATGGGCATGGCGCTCCCTGGCTCCTCCTCTACGCCAGCCATTGCACCAAATAAATCGGTGGAATGTTCGGAAGCGGGCAAAGCGGTAATCGAGCTGCTAAGAAAAAATATTCGCCCCCGCGATATTATGACGCTGAAAGCTTTTGAAAATGCGATCACCGTCGTCATGGCGCTTGGTGGTTCAACGAATGCGCTGCTTCATCTGCTGGCGATCGCGCATTCGGCTGGCGTGAAGCTAACGCTGGATGATTTTGAACGGGTGCGCAGCCGCGTTCCCCATCTGGCCGATTTGAAGCCAAGCGGCAAATATGTCATGCAGGATTTGAACAATATCGGCGGTGTGCCGGGCGTGATGAAGCTGCTGCTTGAGAAAGGGCTGCTGCACGGAGACTGCTTGACCGTAACGGGCAAAACGCTTGCGGAAAACTTGGCGGACGCCGAGCCGCTGGAAAGCGGACAGGATGTCATTCGTTCCTTCGAGCAGCCATTAAAGCCAACAGGACCTTTGGTTGTTTTGAAAGGCAATTTGGCTCCTGATGGGGCAGTCGCTAAAATGTCGGGCCTTAAAAAGATGCGTTTTAGCGGCCCAGCCCGTGTATATGACAGCGAGCAAGAGGCTGCCGATGCGATAGCGCGCGATGATATTAAAAAAGGCGATGTGCTCGTCATTCGATATGTCGGACCTAAGGGCGGACCCGGCATGCCGGAAATGCTGTCCATTACCGCGATGATTAGCGGGAAAGGACTTGGCGGCGAAGTGGCGCTTATGACCGATGGACGCTTCTCGGGCGGCTCGCATGGCTTTGTTGTGGGACACGTCACGCCTGAGGCTCAAGTGGGCGGTCCAATCGGCTTGCTGCAAGAGGGCGATATCATTACAATAGACAGCGAGACGCAGGAAATGAACATGGAAATTTCGGCTGAGGAATTTGAATCGAGGCTTGCGAAGTGGGTGCAGCCGCCGCTGAAAGTAAGAACAGGCGTATTAGGCAAATATGCGAGGCTCGTATCCTCGGCTTCGCAAGGCGCGGTAACTGATCTGGATTTGTAA
- a CDS encoding HAMP domain-containing sensor histidine kinase, translating to MKLRSRIHLYSSALFAVLLVAMNLSVYALFSKLTITSQMERVEAEALKISAGMLKSAGTVPTADLLRAYVPLNGMLRMVTAEGADKLLVTAPGEQQLSEREAVYAEKKRIESIDYKGNSYALVSIPVIWTDGAVVNIQVTESVQDTADQLKVLQIVLLAVTGIAMIPVIASGRLLGSIIVRPIAHMTHTMRAIQRSGTFIKIKPEGKSQDELAEMGATFNDMIALLETNFEKQEQFVSNASHELKTPLTVIESYASLLKRRGLDRPDLFVESIDAIHSEAVRMKEMTEQLLLLARNKEQWNLTMESVDLTQLASESSKAFQKAYGRDIQVRLASSEGKPAGADMEAAANASNLEVSSEGGQPGIYGYADANKLRQLLFILLDNARKYSSAAITLEIGASSDYSEIRVIDRGIGIPQAALSKVFDRFYRVDEARSRHDVGGAGLGLALAKEIAAAIGASLALASEEDVGTTATIRLKRTEAG from the coding sequence ATGAAGCTGCGCAGCCGGATTCATCTTTATTCCTCTGCTTTATTCGCTGTTTTGCTCGTAGCTATGAATTTGTCCGTCTATGCGCTCTTCAGCAAATTGACGATTACGAGTCAAATGGAGCGGGTAGAGGCGGAAGCTTTGAAAATTTCCGCAGGCATGCTGAAGTCGGCCGGGACGGTTCCGACAGCAGATTTGCTACGTGCGTATGTGCCACTGAACGGCATGCTGCGCATGGTGACAGCTGAAGGAGCGGACAAGCTGCTGGTTACTGCGCCAGGCGAGCAGCAGCTCAGCGAGCGAGAAGCTGTCTATGCAGAGAAGAAGCGGATTGAAAGCATTGATTATAAGGGAAACAGCTATGCCCTTGTATCGATTCCGGTCATTTGGACAGATGGCGCAGTCGTCAATATTCAGGTGACGGAAAGCGTGCAGGACACGGCAGACCAGTTGAAGGTGCTGCAAATTGTATTGCTGGCGGTAACAGGCATCGCAATGATTCCTGTTATTGCTTCGGGGCGCCTGCTCGGAAGCATCATCGTGCGTCCCATCGCCCATATGACGCATACGATGCGGGCGATCCAGCGCAGCGGGACCTTCATAAAAATCAAGCCGGAAGGCAAGTCGCAGGATGAGCTTGCGGAAATGGGAGCGACCTTCAACGATATGATCGCCTTGCTGGAGACGAATTTTGAGAAGCAGGAGCAATTTGTTTCCAATGCCTCCCATGAGCTGAAAACGCCGCTTACAGTCATTGAAAGCTACGCCAGCTTATTGAAGCGCCGGGGGCTGGATCGCCCTGACCTGTTCGTCGAATCGATAGATGCGATTCACTCCGAAGCGGTGCGGATGAAGGAGATGACCGAACAATTGCTGCTGCTGGCCCGCAACAAGGAGCAGTGGAACCTGACGATGGAAAGCGTTGATCTGACGCAGCTAGCCAGTGAGTCGTCCAAAGCCTTTCAGAAGGCGTATGGACGGGATATTCAGGTGCGGCTTGCCAGCAGCGAGGGCAAGCCTGCCGGGGCGGACATGGAAGCAGCGGCGAACGCATCGAATTTGGAGGTAAGCAGCGAAGGCGGGCAGCCGGGCATTTATGGGTATGCAGATGCGAATAAGCTGCGCCAATTGCTGTTTATTCTGCTGGATAATGCGCGCAAATACAGCAGCGCTGCGATTACGCTGGAAATTGGCGCGAGCAGCGATTACAGCGAGATCCGGGTCATTGACCGAGGCATCGGCATTCCGCAGGCCGCGCTGTCTAAAGTATTCGACCGCTTTTACCGGGTCGATGAGGCAAGAAGCCGCCATGACGTTGGCGGTGCTGGGCTTGGGCTCGCTTTGGCGAAGGAAATCGCCGCAGCTATTGGCGCTAGCCTAGCGCTTGCAAGCGAGGAGGACGTCGGAACGACGGCGACGATTAGACTGAAAAGAACGGAAGCAGGATAA
- a CDS encoding response regulator transcription factor: MNESILIVEDEQKIARVLEIELEAEGYRVSKANDGLQALELYRTGEWDLVLLDVMLPGISGIEILRRIRAADAATPIILLTAKSSVEDKVSGLDLGANDYMTKPFQIEELLARIRAALRQRLVPAEAASAGLVDETWLLAGDLKLNETTREVIRSGKSIELTPREFDLLSYLLKHQRQVLGREQIVEAVWGYDYYGDTNVVDVYIRYVRKKVDTGFASELIHTVRGVGYVLKEAQ, encoded by the coding sequence ATGAATGAGTCCATATTGATTGTAGAGGACGAGCAAAAGATCGCCCGGGTGCTGGAAATTGAACTGGAGGCGGAGGGCTATCGCGTTTCTAAGGCAAATGATGGCTTGCAGGCGCTTGAGCTGTACCGCACGGGCGAATGGGATCTAGTCTTGCTTGACGTTATGCTTCCGGGAATAAGCGGCATCGAAATATTGCGGCGAATCCGGGCGGCTGACGCGGCTACGCCTATTATTTTGCTGACAGCGAAAAGCTCCGTAGAGGACAAGGTGTCGGGGCTTGATCTTGGCGCTAACGATTATATGACGAAGCCGTTTCAAATTGAGGAGCTGCTGGCAAGAATTCGAGCAGCGCTTAGACAGCGCCTTGTTCCAGCGGAGGCAGCAAGCGCAGGGCTAGTGGATGAGACATGGCTGCTGGCCGGCGATTTAAAGCTGAATGAAACGACGCGCGAGGTTATTCGCTCGGGCAAAAGCATCGAGCTGACGCCGCGCGAATTTGATTTGCTCAGCTATTTGCTGAAGCATCAGCGCCAAGTGCTGGGACGCGAGCAAATTGTTGAGGCAGTTTGGGGTTATGACTACTACGGCGACACGAACGTTGTCGATGTATATATTCGCTATGTGCGCAAAAAGGTGGATACAGGCTTTGCCAGCGAGCTGATTCATACGGTGCGCGGAGTCGGCTACGTGCTCAAGGAAGCGCAATGA
- a CDS encoding DUF6509 family protein, with protein MIEISSYSVQYIKDPFGILTGKRYEFIIDIEAAEDDDIYSPKGLYVRAVFAKDGEQAKIAKHEIIERETERILDFELEDEEEQLVLAFCLEHWHEAEE; from the coding sequence ATGATTGAAATTTCCAGCTATAGCGTGCAATATATTAAAGACCCTTTCGGCATTTTAACCGGAAAACGCTACGAGTTTATAATCGATATTGAAGCAGCCGAGGACGACGATATTTATTCGCCTAAAGGGCTTTATGTACGTGCCGTATTTGCCAAGGATGGCGAGCAAGCCAAAATTGCCAAGCACGAAATTATCGAGCGCGAGACGGAGCGCATTTTGGATTTTGAGCTGGAAGACGAGGAAGAGCAGCTTGTGCTAGCCTTCTGCCTGGAGCATTGGCACGAAGCTGAGGAATAG
- a CDS encoding RluA family pseudouridine synthase produces MSRKQNEGGKPRKAAEAKQFTVKEPSELLAFLLIHLASMGRNSVKSVLARGQVSVNKRVQTKYNFPLEVGQTVSINTEKAVEAPPLMGLTILHEDDAIIVVQKDAGLLSIASTKDEMEVTAYRQLTAHVRTFDPKNRIFVVHRLDRDTSGVMMFAKTEKVQQSLQNNWQEAVKERSYVALVEGKVRKPEGTIQSWLKESSTLKMYSSSHPNDGQHAVTHYKLIQANDSFSLLEVHLETGRKNQIRVHMEDIGHPITGDKKYGARLKPIGRLGLHARVLSFEHPLTGKLLRFDTGIPKLFLNPFKNAAPAPQAGQAPRKQR; encoded by the coding sequence ATGTCTAGGAAGCAAAATGAAGGCGGCAAGCCGCGTAAAGCCGCAGAGGCCAAGCAATTCACGGTCAAGGAGCCGTCGGAGCTGCTGGCTTTTTTATTGATCCACTTGGCGAGCATGGGACGCAATTCGGTAAAATCGGTTTTGGCGCGCGGACAAGTATCGGTGAATAAGCGCGTACAAACGAAATATAATTTCCCGCTCGAGGTCGGGCAGACGGTTTCCATAAATACGGAAAAAGCGGTAGAAGCGCCGCCGCTTATGGGACTCACCATTTTACATGAGGACGATGCCATTATCGTCGTGCAGAAGGATGCGGGGCTGCTGTCCATCGCTTCCACCAAGGATGAGATGGAGGTTACCGCTTACCGCCAGCTGACGGCGCATGTCCGAACCTTCGATCCGAAAAATCGGATTTTCGTCGTGCATCGCCTGGACCGTGACACCTCGGGTGTCATGATGTTTGCCAAAACCGAGAAGGTGCAGCAATCGCTCCAAAACAACTGGCAGGAAGCCGTCAAGGAGCGCTCCTATGTAGCACTTGTAGAAGGCAAAGTACGCAAGCCCGAAGGCACGATCCAATCGTGGCTCAAGGAAAGCAGCACACTGAAAATGTACTCCAGCTCCCATCCGAATGATGGACAGCATGCTGTGACCCACTACAAGCTGATTCAAGCTAACGACAGCTTCTCCTTATTGGAGGTGCATTTGGAGACTGGCCGCAAAAATCAGATCCGCGTCCACATGGAGGACATCGGCCATCCCATTACCGGGGATAAAAAATATGGAGCGCGGCTTAAGCCAATTGGCAGGCTTGGTCTGCATGCGCGCGTGCTTTCTTTCGAGCATCCGCTGACCGGCAAGCTGCTCCGTTTTGATACGGGCATTCCCAAGCTGTTTCTTAATCCGTTTAAAAATGCTGCTCCAGCCCCGCAGGCTGGGCAAGCACCAAGAAAACAGCGCTAA
- a CDS encoding dicarboxylate/amino acid:cation symporter yields the protein MKLKFNLKNLTVQVVCAIIIGILFGHYFPELGEKMKVLADGFIKLIKMVIAPIVFFTVVNGIANMGDMKKVGRIGGKALLYFEIVTTLALAIGLLVVNLVKPGAGIDASKASGDITKYTDAAAQSSHSMVDFILGIIPDNVISAMAGGDLLPILLFAILFGLSLTAMGESAKPVTQLFDKLSHGFFGIVNMIMKLSPLAAFGAMSYTIGKFGIGSLTSLGKLMGSVYITMALFIIIVLGSIARFYGFSIFSFIRYIKDEIFLVLGTSSSESALPRMMDKLEKYGCSKPVVGLVVPTGYSFNLDGTAIYLSMAAMFVAQASGVEMSLWQQLTLLGVLMLTSKGAAGVTGSGFITLAATLAAFPSIPVAGMALLLGVDRFMSEARAITNLIGNGVATVVVAKMENEFHPGGAPDAAAASKVEPAAATASTSLAGTLVKPAAEQS from the coding sequence ATGAAGCTGAAATTCAACCTAAAAAACCTAACCGTCCAAGTCGTGTGTGCTATCATTATTGGTATTTTATTCGGCCATTATTTCCCGGAGCTTGGCGAGAAAATGAAAGTGCTTGCCGATGGATTCATTAAGCTGATCAAAATGGTTATTGCACCCATCGTCTTTTTCACCGTTGTAAACGGCATTGCCAATATGGGCGATATGAAAAAAGTCGGCCGCATCGGCGGCAAGGCGCTGCTCTATTTTGAAATTGTGACGACGCTAGCGCTTGCGATCGGCCTCCTCGTCGTCAATTTGGTGAAGCCGGGCGCAGGCATTGATGCCAGCAAAGCCAGCGGCGACATTACAAAGTACACCGACGCTGCTGCTCAGTCCAGCCACAGCATGGTGGATTTTATACTCGGCATTATTCCGGATAACGTCATTTCGGCTATGGCTGGCGGCGATTTGCTGCCGATACTCTTATTTGCGATTTTGTTCGGCTTGTCGCTTACGGCGATGGGAGAATCGGCAAAACCGGTTACCCAGCTGTTTGACAAGCTGTCGCATGGCTTTTTCGGCATCGTCAATATGATTATGAAGCTATCACCACTTGCTGCTTTCGGAGCGATGTCCTACACAATCGGCAAGTTCGGCATTGGCTCGCTGACCTCGCTGGGCAAGCTGATGGGCTCCGTCTATATTACGATGGCGCTGTTCATCATCATTGTGCTCGGCTCGATTGCCCGCTTTTATGGCTTTAGCATTTTCAGCTTTATCCGTTATATCAAGGATGAGATTTTCCTCGTGCTCGGCACTTCGTCCTCCGAATCGGCGCTGCCGCGCATGATGGATAAGCTTGAAAAATACGGCTGCTCCAAGCCGGTCGTTGGGCTCGTCGTTCCAACTGGGTACTCGTTCAATCTCGACGGTACGGCGATTTATTTGTCCATGGCCGCGATGTTCGTCGCCCAGGCATCCGGCGTTGAGATGTCGCTCTGGCAGCAGCTTACGCTGCTTGGCGTACTGATGCTGACGTCCAAGGGAGCCGCAGGCGTTACGGGCTCCGGGTTTATTACGCTGGCAGCGACGCTTGCCGCTTTCCCGAGCATTCCTGTTGCTGGCATGGCTCTGCTGCTCGGCGTTGACCGCTTCATGTCCGAGGCCCGCGCCATCACGAACCTGATCGGCAACGGTGTAGCAACCGTCGTCGTCGCCAAGATGGAAAATGAATTTCATCCGGGCGGCGCGCCGGATGCGGCTGCAGCTTCGAAAGTCGAGCCTGCTGCTGCTACTGCAAGCACAAGTCTCGCTGGAACTCTCGTTAAGCCTGCTGCGGAGCAGTCTTAA
- a CDS encoding PepSY domain-containing protein has translation MMMNKKIWIGVVSVTLALGAMGGAATAASNTKTLIGKAEAKKVALKHVEGRIDGVDLERNQTGIFYEVEVERGAYKDEVDVHIDAYSGKLLGIYDSDDDDDDRRAAQATTAPAGTASNAGTVNQPAASPSTSTGTTVLKTAEQAGAIAVAKVGGTVVKVQRDRDDGRIIYEVDLRITGGKAEVEVDAATGKVLSVDKDYDNDDDDYDDDDRYDED, from the coding sequence ATGATGATGAATAAAAAAATCTGGATTGGCGTTGTATCGGTTACGTTGGCACTCGGCGCAATGGGCGGTGCAGCAACGGCTGCTTCAAATACGAAAACCTTGATCGGCAAAGCCGAAGCGAAAAAGGTCGCCTTGAAGCATGTAGAGGGCCGAATTGACGGTGTAGACCTGGAGCGGAATCAAACAGGCATCTTTTACGAGGTGGAGGTCGAGCGCGGAGCTTATAAGGATGAAGTCGATGTGCACATCGATGCTTACAGCGGCAAGCTGTTAGGCATTTATGACAGCGATGATGATGACGACGATCGCCGTGCAGCTCAGGCGACGACAGCACCAGCGGGAACAGCATCAAACGCAGGGACAGTGAATCAGCCAGCTGCGAGTCCATCAACTAGCACGGGAACGACAGTCTTAAAGACGGCTGAACAGGCTGGAGCTATTGCAGTTGCGAAAGTTGGAGGTACAGTAGTCAAGGTTCAGCGTGATCGTGATGACGGCAGAATCATTTACGAGGTTGATCTGCGCATTACTGGCGGTAAAGCCGAAGTGGAAGTTGACGCAGCAACGGGAAAAGTGCTGTCCGTGGATAAAGATTACGACAACGACGATGATGACTACGATGACGATGATCGTTATGATGAGGATTAA